Within the Sulfitobacter sp. JL08 genome, the region CTGGCCCTACCTGAACGCTTTGGACAATTGGTTCAGCCCCATCAGGCGGCTGTAAAGCACCACAACCAGTCCCAGCAGGAACAGCAGAGTGAACGACAGCGTCGCTCCCATCGGCCAGTTCAGTTCCGACACGACGGCATCGTAAATCAGGTTGCCGAACAGAAAATCACCCGGTCCGCCCAGGATCAGTGGCGTGACATAGCTTCCCCCCGTCAGAACGAACACCAGCAGGCAGCCCGCCGCCAATCCGGGCATCGACAGCGGCAGCGTCACCTCGCGAAAGGCCTGCCACGGGGTGGCACCCAGCGTGCGCGCCGCCGGTTCAAGGTTTTCGTCAATGCCTTCCAGACTGACATAGATGTTCAGGATCATGTAGGGCAGGAACACGTGGATAAAGCCGACGATAACGGTGAATTCGTTGTACATCAGCGACAGCGGCGCATCGGTCAGCCCCAGCAACTGGAACAACCCGTTCAGCGCGCCCTGATTGCCGAAAATGTGAATCCAGCTGAGTGTACGGATGATGAAACTGATCCAGAACGGCAGGATCAGCAACAGCAGCAACAGCCATTTGTCGCGGAATTTGGTCATCGCGATGAAATAGGCCGGAATATAACCCAGAACCGCCGCCAGAAACGTCACGATCAGGGACAGGCGCAAGGTTTTCCAGATGGCGGTGTGATAATAGCTGTCGGTCAGCAATTCGTTCCAGTTGCCGAACTGAAACGCCACCCGATCCACAGCAAGATCGACGTTTTCGTAAAACGAATACACCAGAATGAACGCCATCGGGACAACGACCAGCACAGTAATGGCGAACAGCGAAGGCGACAAAAGCAGCCATGGCCGCGTGTCAGTTGTCTGCGTGGTTTCACCCATCTGCGTGTTCATCCCCGAGGTTTCATTTACTATTGCATGTGGGTCGGGAATTGGACAAATTGATAAGACGTATGGATAACATTGATTTGATTAATGCAAACCGGCAAGGAAGATAAATTCGTTTCCCAGCTTGACTGGAACCTGCTGCGCACCTTTGTGGTGATCGTCGAAGAGGCCAGTATCACCCGCGCCGCAACCCGCCTGTTGCGCGGGCAGCCTTCGGTCAGTCTGGCGTTGCAACGGCTTGAAACCGAACTGGAATGCCGGTTGATCGAACGCGGGCGCGGCGCTTTCCACCTGACGGCGGCGGGGCGGCAATTATACACCGAATGTATGGACATCTACGGCGGCATTGCCCGGCTCAAAGATATCACCACGGCCGCAGCCAAGGAAATTTCCGGCCAGGTCTCGATCCATCTGGCCAGTCACGTAATCACCCCGCTGCTGGATGATCTATTGACCGACACCAAACGCGATTATCCCAAAATCACCTTTTCGATCAAGACGGCGACCAGTGCGGATGTGGCCAAGGCTGTTGTGGACAAGACGGCCAGTTTCGGTATCTGTCTGGTCAATCGCCGCCTGCCGGACCTGACCTATCAGGTGCTCTACCGCGAATTTTTCGGGTTTTACTGCGGGCCGCAACATCCGTTGTTCGGACGGCGTGATCTGGTGATGGCCGATTTGCGCGATTGCGATATCGTATCCTTTGACACTGATGATCTGAACGACGCACTGCGCCCCGTTGCGTTGCTGCGCAAACAATACGACATGGCGCAGCGCATTGTCGGCCGGTCGTCGCAACTGGAGGAAGTGCGGCGTATGATCCAGTGCGGACTGGGCATCGGATCCCTGCCGCTGCATGTGGTCGAACGGGATGTGCGCGACGGTTTGTTATGGCGTCTGCCGCCGTTCTATGACCCGCCAGAGGTGGATATCTATCTGCTGATCAATCCCAAGAAACGGCTGAACCGCGCCGAACAGATTCTGGTGGATCGCCTGCAAAGCCAGATCAGTGCCATTCCACTGGATCAACGCACCTATCCACCCGCAGGGCAGGCCCACAGACCGATGAGCGATATGTCCACAAAAGGTGGCAGCGGACTTACATGAACACCAGTGCGCGCGAAATCTCGAAAATCGTATCCGCTTCGATCCGGATCGTATCGTCGGCAATCAGATCCGCACCGGGATAGAACGACCGCTTGTAAGCCAGTTCATGGTGATTGAACCGCAATTCCATCACATAATGATCGCTGGCGGGCAGGGCATGGCCGCCGAAATCCGTGCGCAACGCCGCCTCGACCCCTGTGCGGATGCGGGTGCAGGATTCGGCAGGTGTGATCGAAATCACTGATGCACCGTGCCCGTATTTGGTTTCGACGACCCCCATTTCCGGATTGACCGCCTGTGCCTGCGCACACATCGCCGCATCGCCCGACAGGAACACAACCGGCACCTTGTGGGTCGCCGCCAGCAACGCGTTGATGCCGAACTCGGACAATGGCGCGCCATTGAGGGTGATGTTGGCGTAAGTACCCGTCATCGTGTGCGACAGCGGGTTGCCGCCATCCGCTGCCGGCCCGTGCCAGCCCACCATCACCAGCGCATCAAAACTGTCGTCCAGTTCCTGTATCATCTTGTAAGGGTGGCCTGACCAGCCGCGTATCACACGCACACCCGATGGCAGGCGCGCGATCTCAAGGTTGCGGGCGGTTTCATGTGCGTCACGCACATAAATCTCGTCTGCGCCTGCATTTGCGGCTCCTTCACAGGCCGCAATCGCCTCGTTCGTCATCAGGGTGCGAAAGGCGGGGTAATCCGGTCCGTTATGCAAGGCTTCATCCCAGTGGGCGATGCCTGCGATGCCTTCGATATCGACGCTTACATATACCTTCATGGGTCCCGCCTTCCGCTAATGCCTGATGCTGTCTTGTGCGGGCAGGCTACACGATGTTGGCGTCCGGACCATAGGGAAAGCCGGTGATGTTTTCCGATGTTTCCTTGCCGACGATCAGAATGTCATGCTCGCGATAGCCACCGGCACCGGGTTGGCCTTCGGGCAGCCACAGCATCGGTTCCATCGACACGACCATGCCGTCTTCCAGCACGGTATCGATATCTTCGCGCAGTTCCAGACCGGCCTCGCGCCCGTAGTAATGGCTTAGAATGCCAAACGAATGGCCATAGCCGAACGACCGGTACTGAAGCAGACCCTCGTCCGCGAAAAAGCGGTTGATCTCGTCGCAGATGCCCGAACAGGTCGCGCCCGGTTTGATCAGGCTTATCCCCAGTTCATGTGCTGCGACATTGGCCTTCCAGATGCGCAGGCTGTCCACATCCGGTTCGCCCAGAAACAGGGTGCGTTCCAGCGCTGTGTAATATCCCGAAATCATCGGGAACGTGTTCAGCGACAGGATATCACCGGTTTCCAGCTTGCGTGTCGTGACCGGATTGTGCGCGCCGTCAGTGTTCAAACCCGACTGGAACCAGACCCAGCTGTCGCGCAGTTCCGAGTTCGGATGCGCGCGGGCAATCTCCAGCTCCATCGCGTCGCGCCCGGCCATTGCAACATCGATTTCCCGCGTGCCTTCACGAATGGCATCGCGCACGGCAGCACCGCCGATATCGGCAATGCGCGCCCCTTCACGGATCAGCGCGATCTCTTCAGCCGATTTCACCATACGGCTGGCCATTGTATCCGGTGCGATATCCACCAGTTCGGGGTCTGACAACATGGTCGTCGCAGTGGTGCGGGCCGCAAGTGTCATATGATCCGCTTCGATCCCGATGCGGCGGGCGCCACCGGCCAGCATCGCAACTGCGCGCCAGTAATTGTCGCGCTTCCAGTCGGTGAAAATGACGTTGTCCCCGACCGAACGCCGCCACGGCTGACCGGCATCAATATTCGCCGAGACTGTTGTGCAGGCATCCTGTGTAACGACACAGCCATAGGGCCGCCCAAAACTGCAATACAAAAACCCGGAATAATAGGCGATATTGTGCATGCTGGTCAGCAAAACGACCGGAATGTCACGTTGCGCCATCAGCGCGCGCAGGTTGGTCAGGCGGCGATCATATTCGCCGGTGCTAAAGGGCAGGGGCGCTTTTTCGCCATTATGGCAGGTAAAAAACTCCGGGCGGTTTGATAGATCTTGCATGGATTTGTTCCTTGTCCACTGCCGGACATAAACCCATGCCCGGCCACACACCCCGGCGTTCAGGGCGGCAGGCCTTGCAAAGCAGGACCGTGACAGGGGACCACGGCCACGACGCCATCGCGGCAGCTGTCACAGGATTTCCGTATTGCCCGGCAATGCGCCGGTCAACACAAATTTTGGATTTCAGGTCGTGCGATCAGCTGGGCGTGATACCGCGCAACCTCTCGGACCGGCGACGCAGCAGTTCGACCGTTGTCAGCAGCATGATCGACAGAACCACCAGAATGGTCGCCACCGCCAGAATGGTCGGGCTGATCTGTTCGCGCAGGCCGGTGAACATCTGCCAGGGCAGGGTTTTCTGGCCGGATGAACCGACGAACAAAACCACCACAACTTCATCAAAGGAGGTGATGAACGCAAACAGCGCGCCCGAAATCACACCCGGCAGGATCAGCGGCATCTGCACCTTGAAAAAGGTCCGGACCGGTCCGGCACCCATATTGGCTGACGCCCGCGTCAGGCTGCGGTCAAAGCCAACCAGCGTTGCGGTCACGGTGATGATCACAAACGGAATGCCAAGGGCGGCATGGGCCAAGATCACGCCCAGATATTCACCCTGCAGACCGATGCGCGAATAAAAGAAAAACATGCCCGCCGCAGAAATGATCAGCGGCACGATCATCGGTGAAATCAGGATCGCCATGATCGCACGGCGGAACGGCACGTGATCCTGGCTAAGCCCGATGGCGGCCAGTGTGCCGAATGTAACCGACAGCAACGTCGCCCAGGGCGCGATGATAAAAGAGTTTTTCAGCGCGTGCTGCCAATCGGAATTGGTTAGGAAATCACGATAATGCTTCAGCGAATAGCCTTCGGGATCCAGCGCCAGCATTTCGGGCGTGAAGGTAAAGAAATCTTCGGCATTAAAGCTAAGTGGCATCACCACGACGATCGGCGCGATCAGAAAGAAAAAGATCAGCCCGCAGATCAGCAGGAACGTATTGTGCCACAGCACATCACCCGCGGTGGCATAAATCGGAACGCCGCGCCGGTAATCGCCCGAATGCAGCCAGTAGGCGAACCAGCTGTAGATCAGTCCAAAGATTGCACCAACAATCAGGCCGGACAGCCCCGCCATGATGAAACCGCCCAAACCCAGAACAATGGCCGTTCCCAGCCGGCCCGTCGCGCGGTTGGGCACCATCTTGATCAGGATGACGGCCAGCAGTGCGGCAACGATGATACCGCCGGCCACACCGGCCCAGGAATTGCCATTTGCCGTTCCCACAAGATACCCGCCAAACGCGCCCGCGGCGGCCATCAGGGGCAAGGTGAACTTGCCAAAATCGGGGGTCGGAATTTCTGATCTTAACTTGGCCATGTTTCTTACCCCAACTTCACGTTGTCGATACCGACAATCTTGTCATACACCCAGTAGAGCATCAGAACCGCGACCAGCAGGATGGTGCCCAGTGCCGCCGCCAGTCCCCAGTTCAAAGAGCTTGAGATGTGATAGGCGATCCGGTTCGAGATAAAGACACCTTTGGTGCCGCCCACCAGTTCGGGGGTGATGTAGTACCCGATGGCCAGAATGAACACGAGGATACAGCCCGCACCGATCCCCGGCACGGATTGCGGGAAATAGACCCGCCAGAACGCTGTCCAGTTGGTTGCGCCCAGCGATTTCGCCGCCCGCACATAAGATGGCGGGATGGTTTGCATCACCGAATAGAGCGGCAGGATCATGAAGGGCAGCAGGATATGTGTCATGGCCACAATCGTGCCGAACTGGTTGTTGATCATGATCAGTCGCGCCGCATCATCGACCAGACCCAGCCAAACAAGCGTATCGTTGATCACGCCCTGTTGCTGCAACATGACCTTCCAGGCAGAGGTTCGCACCAGCAGCGAAGTCCAGAACGGCAACAGAACCAGAATAAGCAGCATGTTCGACGTTTTGGACGGCAGATTGGCCAGCAAAAACGCAATCGGATAGCCCAGCAACACGCATGACCCCATGATCATCAGAGACATGAACAATGTGCGCTGGAACAGGGTGATGTAAATCTGCTGGTTCTCGGGACGCATTTCGACCCCGTCAACTCCCTTTTGCAGATCGACCGAGTTCAGGAAATACCCGTTTGTGTAATTGGAGGAATAGACCTTCAGCGTCTTCCACGTGTCGGGGTCTACCCAGTCTTCGTCGATATCGGCGAATTTTTCCTTGAACGGCGCATCTGCGGCCAGATCCCAGCGATCAATCCGGCGGCCGGATTTGCGGAACAGCGACGACATGCCGGTTTTTTCATAGTTCAGGCGCGACCCAAGCCGCGTGTGCAACTTGGCCTCGACAGCGATCTGCATGTCCTGCGCCAGTGCGGCAAACACCGCCTCGTCGGGCGCTTCGTTTGAATCGGGGTCCCAGTCTTGCAGCGCCTCGACGGTTCTGGGCAGCGTGTCGGGCACGATCGAGTTCTCGACCGAGCGGAACAGCATGTCTGCAATGGGAAGAATAAATGTAATCAGGATGAACACCAGCAACGGTGCAATCAGCATCAGCGCCCGCAGCTTTTCGCGCCGCAACGCCTTTGCAAGGCTTTTCTTCAGCGGTGTGCCATCTGCCGACAGGACAGGTCCGGTATCGGTTGTTGCATCACTCATGGTGTTCCCCGTTCTGTTTTAGGTCTTGGCCGTTTTCGGCTTCTGGTGGTTCGGGGGCGCAGTGGTCCGCGCCCCCGATGGATGTGTCAGGCAGGCCTATTGTGCCAGCCACGCCTGGAATTTCGCGTCGATGTCGTCGCGATAATCGGCCCAGAACTCGTAGTTATAAAGGAACGTGTTCTTGGCGTTTTCGGGATCGGTCGGCATGTGCGGTGCCATATCGATACCCAGTTCGGCGTGCTGGCCAACCAGAGGTGCCGAAGACTTGCGTGCCGGACCATAGGAAATCCACTTGGCCTGATCCGCAAGACGCTGCGTATCTGTGGCGAAATAGATGTAATCCAGCGCTGCTTTTTCACGCTCGGGCGACAGACCGGCAGGAATGATCCAGCCGTCAAGATCGAACACCTGCGCGTCCCACAGCATGGCAACGGGCTGGTCTTGCTCTTCGATCACGCTGAACAGACGACCGTTGTAGGTGGACCCCATAACCACTTCGCCATCGGCCAGCAGTTGGGGCGTATCCGCACCGGCCGACCACCAGATCACGTCATCCTTGATCGTGGCCAGTTTATCCAGCGCCTGCTGCTGACCTTCGGGTGTTTCCAGAACGTCGTAAACGTCTTCCTTGGCAACCCCATCACAGATCAGCGCCCATTCCATGTTGTTGATCGGGCGCTTTTCCAGTGAACGCTTGCCGGGATAGGCTTCGGTATCGAAAATTGCGCAAACGCTTGTGGGGGGCGTGTCACCCACCATGTCGGTGCGATAGCCGAATGTTGTCGAATAAACGATTTGCGGAATGAAGCAGTCGGAAACCAGCAGGTCGCCGAAATCTTCGCTGGCGGGTGTGCCATCGGGGGCAGGGGCCAGTTGTGTGTCGGCATCGATTTCCAGCGCAAGACCTTCGTCGCACAGGCGGATCGCATCGGATGCAACCACATCGACCACATCCCAGGTAATGTTTCCGGCTTCGTTCATGGCGCGCAGTTTCGCAACCGCTTCGGCCGAGCTTTCGTCGTTGATGATGTTCACGCCCGGATTGGCCGCCATATAGGGGTCGTGATAGGCGTTTTGCTGAGATGCAGAATATGCACCACCCCATGACACGATTGTCATGTCCTGGGCCAGCGCGCCGCTCGCTGCCAATGCGGCTGCACTTGCGGTGACGAACAAACTTGTGACTTTCATTTTAGTCTCCCTTTATTTCCCGTAACTTTTACGTCCAGCGCTTCGGGTTATCACTGGATCGTCGGTCCGCCCAGCGGCAGACCGAACCGACAGCGCTAGGCGTCCAGTGCGCGGCAATCTTGTGGCAACCAGCCGATTTCAATCTGCTGTCCCGGTTTCAGTCGGTCCTGATCCGGGGCGTTGCGGGTCTTGATGACGAACTCGTCATTTCCGGCAACCCGCAGGCGGGTGCGGAAAATGTCGCCCATATAGATGAACTCCAGCACTTCGGCCTTCAGTGTGTGAACGCCTTTTTGCAAACGGTCCTTGTTGTATTCGACACGTTCGGGGCGGATCGACACGCGGGTGCGTTCGCCCGGCTGGCTGACATTGATCGGCTTGCAGTCAATCAGCTCTCCGTCGTCCAGCTGGACAATGGCAACGCCGTTGTTGACCTCTTTAATAACACCTTCCAGCGTGTTGTTTTCGCCGATAAATTGCGCAACAAAGCTGTTTTCGGGCTCTTCGTATAGCTGATCGGGCGGTGCCAGCTGCTGGATACGCCCGTCATCAAAAACGGCCACGCGATCCGACATGGTCAGCGCTTCGGTCTGGTCGTGCGTCACGTAAACTGTGGTAATGCCCAGTTCATGCGCCAGATGGGTGATTTCGAACTGCATCTTTTCACGCAACTGTTTGTCCAGCGCGCCCAGCGGTTCGTCCATCAGCACCAGTTCGGGTTCAAACACCAGCGCGCGTGCCAGCGCGACCCGCTGTTGCTGACCGCCTGACAATTGTGCGGGACGGCGTCCGCCGAACGATCCCATTTCGACCATATCCAACGCGCGTTTGACCTTGGCCTCGCGGTCGGACTTGCCGATATTGCGCACTTCCAGAGGAAAGCTGAGGTTTTCGGCGATCGTCATGTGCGGGAACAGGGCATAGTTCTGAAACACCATGCCGATACCGCGCTTGTGCGGCGGGATGTTGTTAATGGGTTCTCCGCCCAGCATGATTTCGCCGTGGGTTGCGGTTTCGAACCCCGCCAGCATCATGAGGCAAGTGGTCTTGCCGGACCCTGATGGCCCAAGCATGGTCAGAAACTCGCCGCGGGGAAGCGCCAGGTTCAGATCTTTGACGACAAGCGTTTCGCCATCATAACTTTTCTGGACGTGCTGAAATTCGACGAATGCGTCGCTGGATGAATCGGCCACGTTGTCTCCCTGTCTTTCTGTTTTATCGGTTGAGGTGCCAGCGAACCGGCCCCCACCGGTTTTGACATAGTAAAAGGCATCAGATAGGCGACATGCAACCGGTTTTTGTTATTTTCTATAGTGTTGCCGGAAAAAAGGCGTCAAAACGGCCCTATTTTACGCAGTTTTGCACCAGATGCCTCATGTGCCACGCCAGTGCCTGATTGCTGGACAGAACCGGTTTGCCTAAAGCCTGTTCAATGGCTGGAATCGCATCGTAGGTACGCAGATTCGTGCAGCTTAGAAAAACACCCTCGACCGATGGGTCGGCCCCCAGTTTCACCGCGGCATCGACAACAGAAGCCGTTGAAATCCGAACAACTTTTGCCTCCTGGGCCTCGCCAAAGCTGCCAAAGACAGACATATCCACGCCGTTTTGCGCAAATGCCGCGCGCAACGGCTCGTTCACCTCTTCTATATAGGGCGACAACAGCGCGATCCGCGACAGGCCGCGCGCTGCGCAGGCCGCAACGGTCGCGCGCAGCGGATTAGTGACCGTGTCCACATCGCACGCCCCCTGAACCAGTTTTTCGATCCGCTCTGATCCGATCACCGAACTGGCTGACGTGCAGCCATACCCGATCACCGGAAAGTGCAATCCTTTGGGCAACAGGTCTGCCGCGGCCGTCAGATCGGTCTGCATCTGCGACAGGGTCTGGTGCGTCACCGTCTGACCCGATGGAATGCGGCTGACATAAAGCGGGCTGGGGTGATCGGCGAAATAGCGTTTGAAATCGGGTTCTATCGTTTCATCCGTCTGCAAGACGATCAGCCCGATGGGCGGTTTTTGTGGATCATCGCGGTCCAGCGTATAGGGATAACGGCTCATATGATTTGCATCTCCGCCGTGGCGCGCGGCGACAGGAATTCCGGTGCGCCTTCGGTGATCAGAATATCCTCTTCGTGCACCAGAATTCTGCCGTTGACAGCGATCCCCGGTTCCAGCGTCAATACCATACCCGGTGCCAGAAGGGTATCATCTGCGGGAATGAACGATGGCCATTCGGTCAGCGACATGCCCAACCCGTGCCCAAGACGCCCCGCATCCGTGGCACCGGCCCCCTTGCTCAGAATGTCGTTCATGGCATGGAACAGATCGGCGGCCCTGTAACCGGGGCGGGCGATGGCGGCGGCGGCATCGGTCGCATCGATCAGGGTTTTATACGCATCTGCCACCGGCGGTGCCACCGGCCCGACCGACCAGTTGCGGTCGTAATCGCAAAAATACCCGTCCCAGACCAGGCCGGTATCCAGCATCAGCACATCGCCCTGTTGCAGCGGCACGGGGCGCGCGGGGGAAATCACATCGCTGTATCCGCCCTGTTCCGCCCCACCGGCCAGATAGGGCACCCAATCGGCCCCTTCCTGCAGGCACAGCATCTGGAACTGCCGGAAAATCCGGTCCAGCGGCACGCCTTCGCCCGCGATTTCCGGCACCCGCCGAAAGGCGCGCGCGGCCACTGCGCAGGCGGCGCGGATCTTGTCCACCTCAAGCGGTGATTTGATCCGGCGCAGGTCGCGCACGATCTGCTGATCGCCCGTCAGCGTTCTTGCGCCCAGATCATGTGCCAAACGTTGCAGATCGGCCCATGGCATCCGCACATGGGTTTCCGGCCCGTCGGGCAGGCCGATCCGCGCATGTTCCGGCGTCAGTTCGGCCAGTGTGTCGCACAGCAGCGACAGGCCGTCATCTTCCAGATCGGGAGAGGACCAAGTGCGAATGTCGCGCACCCAAGTCTGTGCCATCAACGCCGCCCCGATGGACGGGATCACCGCAACCGGCGCGCCGCTGGCAGGTACGATCAGAAACCACGGGCGCGTCGGGCTTTCCCAGAACCGGGTCAGATAGCCGCTGAAATAGCGCACATCGGTTTCGCAGGTCAGCACCAGCGCATCCAGCCCGCGCTGGCCCATCAGGTGCTGGGCCTTGGCCACGCGGGCCTGAAATTCGGCATCGGGAAATCCGCGTTGCGGTTCGCTATTGCTCATCAATCGGCCACTTCGGACAGGAAACACAGAACCCGCGCGTCCGCGCCGATCCCGACAGCGGCGCGCGCCTGTTCGGTAAGAACCATCGC harbors:
- a CDS encoding ABC transporter permease; the protein is MNTQMGETTQTTDTRPWLLLSPSLFAITVLVVVPMAFILVYSFYENVDLAVDRVAFQFGNWNELLTDSYYHTAIWKTLRLSLIVTFLAAVLGYIPAYFIAMTKFRDKWLLLLLLILPFWISFIIRTLSWIHIFGNQGALNGLFQLLGLTDAPLSLMYNEFTVIVGFIHVFLPYMILNIYVSLEGIDENLEPAARTLGATPWQAFREVTLPLSMPGLAAGCLLVFVLTGGSYVTPLILGGPGDFLFGNLIYDAVVSELNWPMGATLSFTLLFLLGLVVVLYSRLMGLNQLSKAFR
- a CDS encoding M24 family metallopeptidase, whose translation is MQDLSNRPEFFTCHNGEKAPLPFSTGEYDRRLTNLRALMAQRDIPVVLLTSMHNIAYYSGFLYCSFGRPYGCVVTQDACTTVSANIDAGQPWRRSVGDNVIFTDWKRDNYWRAVAMLAGGARRIGIEADHMTLAARTTATTMLSDPELVDIAPDTMASRMVKSAEEIALIREGARIADIGGAAVRDAIREGTREIDVAMAGRDAMELEIARAHPNSELRDSWVWFQSGLNTDGAHNPVTTRKLETGDILSLNTFPMISGYYTALERTLFLGEPDVDSLRIWKANVAAHELGISLIKPGATCSGICDEINRFFADEGLLQYRSFGYGHSFGILSHYYGREAGLELREDIDTVLEDGMVVSMEPMLWLPEGQPGAGGYREHDILIVGKETSENITGFPYGPDANIV
- a CDS encoding extracellular solute-binding protein; protein product: MKVTSLFVTASAAALAASGALAQDMTIVSWGGAYSASQQNAYHDPYMAANPGVNIINDESSAEAVAKLRAMNEAGNITWDVVDVVASDAIRLCDEGLALEIDADTQLAPAPDGTPASEDFGDLLVSDCFIPQIVYSTTFGYRTDMVGDTPPTSVCAIFDTEAYPGKRSLEKRPINNMEWALICDGVAKEDVYDVLETPEGQQQALDKLATIKDDVIWWSAGADTPQLLADGEVVMGSTYNGRLFSVIEEQDQPVAMLWDAQVFDLDGWIIPAGLSPEREKAALDYIYFATDTQRLADQAKWISYGPARKSSAPLVGQHAELGIDMAPHMPTDPENAKNTFLYNYEFWADYRDDIDAKFQAWLAQ
- a CDS encoding M55 family metallopeptidase, with translation MKVYVSVDIEGIAGIAHWDEALHNGPDYPAFRTLMTNEAIAACEGAANAGADEIYVRDAHETARNLEIARLPSGVRVIRGWSGHPYKMIQELDDSFDALVMVGWHGPAADGGNPLSHTMTGTYANITLNGAPLSEFGINALLAATHKVPVVFLSGDAAMCAQAQAVNPEMGVVETKYGHGASVISITPAESCTRIRTGVEAALRTDFGGHALPASDHYVMELRFNHHELAYKRSFYPGADLIADDTIRIEADTIFEISRALVFM
- a CDS encoding LysR family transcriptional regulator — its product is MQTGKEDKFVSQLDWNLLRTFVVIVEEASITRAATRLLRGQPSVSLALQRLETELECRLIERGRGAFHLTAAGRQLYTECMDIYGGIARLKDITTAAAKEISGQVSIHLASHVITPLLDDLLTDTKRDYPKITFSIKTATSADVAKAVVDKTASFGICLVNRRLPDLTYQVLYREFFGFYCGPQHPLFGRRDLVMADLRDCDIVSFDTDDLNDALRPVALLRKQYDMAQRIVGRSSQLEEVRRMIQCGLGIGSLPLHVVERDVRDGLLWRLPPFYDPPEVDIYLLINPKKRLNRAEQILVDRLQSQISAIPLDQRTYPPAGQAHRPMSDMSTKGGSGLT
- a CDS encoding ABC transporter permease; this translates as MAKLRSEIPTPDFGKFTLPLMAAAGAFGGYLVGTANGNSWAGVAGGIIVAALLAVILIKMVPNRATGRLGTAIVLGLGGFIMAGLSGLIVGAIFGLIYSWFAYWLHSGDYRRGVPIYATAGDVLWHNTFLLICGLIFFFLIAPIVVVMPLSFNAEDFFTFTPEMLALDPEGYSLKHYRDFLTNSDWQHALKNSFIIAPWATLLSVTFGTLAAIGLSQDHVPFRRAIMAILISPMIVPLIISAAGMFFFYSRIGLQGEYLGVILAHAALGIPFVIITVTATLVGFDRSLTRASANMGAGPVRTFFKVQMPLILPGVISGALFAFITSFDEVVVVLFVGSSGQKTLPWQMFTGLREQISPTILAVATILVVLSIMLLTTVELLRRRSERLRGITPS
- a CDS encoding M24 family metallopeptidase, with the protein product MSNSEPQRGFPDAEFQARVAKAQHLMGQRGLDALVLTCETDVRYFSGYLTRFWESPTRPWFLIVPASGAPVAVIPSIGAALMAQTWVRDIRTWSSPDLEDDGLSLLCDTLAELTPEHARIGLPDGPETHVRMPWADLQRLAHDLGARTLTGDQQIVRDLRRIKSPLEVDKIRAACAVAARAFRRVPEIAGEGVPLDRIFRQFQMLCLQEGADWVPYLAGGAEQGGYSDVISPARPVPLQQGDVLMLDTGLVWDGYFCDYDRNWSVGPVAPPVADAYKTLIDATDAAAAIARPGYRAADLFHAMNDILSKGAGATDAGRLGHGLGMSLTEWPSFIPADDTLLAPGMVLTLEPGIAVNGRILVHEEDILITEGAPEFLSPRATAEMQII
- a CDS encoding ABC transporter permease, which translates into the protein MSDATTDTGPVLSADGTPLKKSLAKALRREKLRALMLIAPLLVFILITFILPIADMLFRSVENSIVPDTLPRTVEALQDWDPDSNEAPDEAVFAALAQDMQIAVEAKLHTRLGSRLNYEKTGMSSLFRKSGRRIDRWDLAADAPFKEKFADIDEDWVDPDTWKTLKVYSSNYTNGYFLNSVDLQKGVDGVEMRPENQQIYITLFQRTLFMSLMIMGSCVLLGYPIAFLLANLPSKTSNMLLILVLLPFWTSLLVRTSAWKVMLQQQGVINDTLVWLGLVDDAARLIMINNQFGTIVAMTHILLPFMILPLYSVMQTIPPSYVRAAKSLGATNWTAFWRVYFPQSVPGIGAGCILVFILAIGYYITPELVGGTKGVFISNRIAYHISSSLNWGLAAALGTILLVAVLMLYWVYDKIVGIDNVKLG
- a CDS encoding maleate cis-trans isomerase family protein; protein product: MSRYPYTLDRDDPQKPPIGLIVLQTDETIEPDFKRYFADHPSPLYVSRIPSGQTVTHQTLSQMQTDLTAAADLLPKGLHFPVIGYGCTSASSVIGSERIEKLVQGACDVDTVTNPLRATVAACAARGLSRIALLSPYIEEVNEPLRAAFAQNGVDMSVFGSFGEAQEAKVVRISTASVVDAAVKLGADPSVEGVFLSCTNLRTYDAIPAIEQALGKPVLSSNQALAWHMRHLVQNCVK
- a CDS encoding ABC transporter ATP-binding protein yields the protein MADSSSDAFVEFQHVQKSYDGETLVVKDLNLALPRGEFLTMLGPSGSGKTTCLMMLAGFETATHGEIMLGGEPINNIPPHKRGIGMVFQNYALFPHMTIAENLSFPLEVRNIGKSDREAKVKRALDMVEMGSFGGRRPAQLSGGQQQRVALARALVFEPELVLMDEPLGALDKQLREKMQFEITHLAHELGITTVYVTHDQTEALTMSDRVAVFDDGRIQQLAPPDQLYEEPENSFVAQFIGENNTLEGVIKEVNNGVAIVQLDDGELIDCKPINVSQPGERTRVSIRPERVEYNKDRLQKGVHTLKAEVLEFIYMGDIFRTRLRVAGNDEFVIKTRNAPDQDRLKPGQQIEIGWLPQDCRALDA